ctcacgtttcctagttggattcgtttccgctgtgtggtgaggggaactccagaacttcaaTTCTGAATGGAATCACTGCCTACTCAATGGCCTTTGTTAAGAAAAGGATGTGTCATAAACACCCGAGGTTATGAGACAGTAACAAGCAGCTCCCCAAATCTCAGTGTAACACAACATGGGTTTACGTTGTGATCAAGCTACACGTCTTCTGAGGGTCAGCAAGGGGTGGATTCTAGCTCCTCCACTGTAGCTGCTGTATCTCCAACTCTCAGCCTCCCTGTTAAGGGTGACTGGGAAGGGAGCATATGGAGATCTTTCACCTGCAGCTGGGAAGGGGAACACACCCCTTCTTCCCTCAGTTCATTGGCCAGCACTAGCCACACCCACCTGACTgctaggtgggggaggggaatctCTGAGCCCAGAAGAAGAGAACCAGATATGGTTAGCCTTAGTAAAGCagactgcagaggaaggaaaacttaTAAAGCTGACATCACCTTTCTGAAAAGCTTTTAGGCCCAAGAAACAGCTTTAATGgggattctttttctcatggaatattttctgtagtgtgagggggaaaaaaccctcctACCTCGATCCTCCATGGACAATGAAggtaaaaaccatttttttttttcctgtgctttcttCCCTAAGGAGCTGTTTACTCCCTTTGCTGTCTTGTTAAAGCATTAGAGCCCCATTATCATAAGTCTGCCAGGGAGAAAGAGCATGGGAAAGGCTTGGatcctatttttatattaaaaaaaatgatcaagcCCCAGACATACCGCAAATACCCTCCCTTTGTAGCCTTTGCCAAGTGCACTTTGTCCAAGTAGGGATGGTCCTCTTATAGGGGTGAGGACAGGATTCCTCATgactttataaaaatagaaaggatGTTTTACCTTGAGTTGCAATTTACCTGAATATGACACTCACTAAAGGATGGGTACAGTGCACCCAAATGCTAACAGCAAGAGAAAGTCTATGCTCAGGGTCTTTGGTAATGGCCAAGGCCACAGAAACTAGCTAAGTGCACACATGGCAAGTGATTCCCAAGGAAGGTTTGTCATTCTGAAAGATCTGCCAAATATCAACAGGTGAAAAATGCAACTGTTTCATCTGTCTGATTCAAATTATGCACCTTTGTTCAACAATCACTTTTAATTCCCCATCAGTTAAGAAGTGTTTACTGGGTGCACAGCAATGGCTTGCCCAGGATGTGCTGAGGACCATTCTAAGGTAGTagaatctttatatatataaatatatatatctgtgacctacatcacagatcacagtaacactggatccctgacccactgagcgaggccagaggttgaacctgcatcctcatgttgaATTCACTCGTCGAATTCacttctgttgcaccacaatgggaactcccctctatttttttttttttgaggcttttgtgaatggaatatatatatatttcattttcttattgtttgttACCAGTATGTGGAAATACAAGGGTTTTGTATAAGGTCAATTGAAAAgaaaagtttgttgttgttgtcattgtttttaaaCAACAATACTAGAACAACAGGATaaacatatgggaaaaaaaaatgaaccttgacGCCTATCTCAATATAGACCATATACCCAAAGTAAAAGCTCCTAGAACAGTTCTATCCAatggaactttctgtgatgatggaaatgttccctGTGCTGGCTAATTAGGTAGCCACTGGCCTCAAgtagctattgagcacttgaaatgtgggtAATATGATTgggaaattgaattttaaattttacttaattttacttaatttaaatttaaatagccacccATAGCTGATGGCTATTGTATTGGAAAGCATGgttctagaagaaagcataggagaCTATCTTTGTGATTTTAGGGTCAGCAGTTATTTCTCAGAGAGAATACAAAAAGTGCTAACATGGAAGCTAATAATTTGAACTTAACAGAAATTTAAAGTTTGTGCTTATCAAACACAcctttaggaaaatgaaaatgcaagtcACAGATCAAGAGAAAGTGTTTGCAACATATACATCTAACAGAAGACTTGTGTTTAGAATGTATTACAAAACTTCtacaaatcaataacaaaagATAAGCAACTCCAACTTTTAAACAGGCAAAATTCTGACACAGGCAGTTCACAAAAGAAGGTAAACCAATAGACTATaaggacatgaaaagatactcaatattattagacatcagagaaatgcacatttaAATCCTACCAAGTGCCATTTCACTCCCactagattcaacccctagcctgggaacctccatatgccgcgggagcagcccccccaaaaaaatagcaacaacaacaacaacaacaacaacaaaaagacaaaaaaaaaaaaaaaaaaaagactgaccacaTCAAATACTGACAAAGATATGGAACAACTGTAAGTTTTATACATTGTGGTGAGAATGTAAGATGGCACAACCGCTTTGAAAAACTCtgcagtttttggagttcctgtcgtggcgcagtggttaacgaatccgactaggaaccgtgaggttgcgggttcggtccctgcccttgcaggatccggcgttgctgtgagctgtggtgtaggttgcagacgcggctcagatcccgcgttgctgtggctctgggattgtgccggtggccacagctccgattagacccctggcctgagaacctccatatgccgcgggagcagcccaaagaaatagcaaaaagacaaaaaagaaaaaagaaaagaaaaactctgcaGTTTCTTGCGAAGGAACATCTCTTATATGACCTAGTAATACTACTCTTAGTATTTGCTCAAGAACGATAGAAAACATGTATCTACCAAAAGATTTTTCAAGAACATTCATAGCAGCTTTGCCCACAGcggccccaaagtggaaacaatccaaatatcctgTAATAGAAGAATAGATAAGTTACACTGTATttgtacaacagaatattaccgagtaaaaaaaaagaacaaactattgttgcatgcaacaacatggatgaatctcaaaaacgtTACGAGGGGCACAAGAATCCAGGCACAAAAGACTGTATATTGCacgattccatttgtatgaatttCAAAAACAGGATAAACTAATCCATGGTGATAAAAATCAATAGATTACCTATAGGAGGTGGAAATTGGCCATTCAAGAATAGGCAAAGTTAATCAATGGAAATAGAAATCAGTCAGTGTTACCTAAAAGGGGCTAGAAATCTAATGGAAGGAATTTTTCTAGGAGAAATGAAATATTCTCTATCTTaaccggggcgggggggagtggtTACATGGGtgtatacatcaataaaaattcattaaattttataCTTAAGATCTATGGTTTTCAGTACATAAATTTTACCAAATGATGTGTGGATAGAAACTGAGTTGAAGTAAGCTGTGCCCAAGATCACAGTTTTTcacttacaggtttttttttagtatattagCTGAAGAAAGAAAAGCGGAATAAAAGGTTGGTCTATTGAGTAATGTTTAGCAGACTCTAAGAGAACaaagatgaaattattttctaattttaatgatttttatttttccattatagttggtttacagtgttctgtcaatttctactgtacagcaaagtgacccagtctctatctcaaacacacacacacacacatatatatatacacacacattctttgtctcatattatcctccatcatgttccattataagtaactagatacagttccctgtgctctacagcagagctcattgcttatccacaaaGATGAAATTTTCCCTTGTTCTCAGGGAGGGAGAATCAGACAGGTGACCACAGCAAGAGATCATGGGGAGATTGAccagtggggtggggcagggaaggcCTCTTACGGCACTGACTTGGCTCTGCACTGGGGAGGGTCAGAATCCTCTGGTCTCTTGTGCCTTCATTCTTCAGCAAAGGGGGGTCATGGTGGTCAATGGACCCAATTCTTATTCCTGAAAAAAATGTAGCCTGAATCACAGAAGAGCTGCTTTACACAGTTGGGTTTCTGGGTCGGCTTTCACATTCAGCTGATGCTCCAAGCAGGCAGGAAAGCTATTACTCAGAGTTTCTTACCCTGGAATTGGGGAATAGCGTGACCCCAGCCATCTTAAtcatgcttttcttcctttcttcttcctcttcttctttttctttctttccttttttttttttttcttttccttttttatggccccacatgtggcatatggatgttcccaggctaggggtcaaattggagctgcagctgctagcctataccacagccacagcaacgccagatccgagccacatctgcgacctacaccacagctcacggcaatgccagatccctaactcactgagtggggccagagatcaaaccttcaacctcatagataccagttggctttgttaccactgagccacagtaggaactctcatGCTTTTTCCAACCTGTTAATCTCCTCTTTTTCCTAGGTGACATTTTTTAGCTTGTTAGGTCACAGGTAGCTCATCCCTGTTCTCAAATATCTTTTAAACTTGGGCAAAATGACAACTAGTGGAGGAAAATTGCTTACTGAAAGATAAGGCCAGTTCAATTTGCATTAAAGCAGAATTCCATCCATCTctccaaaatgattttttccctGAATCCTGAATACATGACCTAGTGAATATTGTACTCTTGTGTAAATCATTGACCTTCACATTACCTTGCTTCATGGGCCAGGAGGTTTGTTAATCAGGCTTATCACTGAAGGGAAAAACTCAGGCTTCAAGAGGAATTCCTTGTCTGATGTCACCCAGGGAATCACAGTAGGAGAGTGATCTGATATAGAAGTCCCGCCATTGCCTCAATGGCCAAGCTTCTAGAATGACTGACTTCTGAAATCCAGGTGATGCTTGATCATTTGGAGGTTAGTTTATACAATCATATTTTCCAGACCTATAAATTGATTCCATGTCCCTTTGAACTTGAGACATGGGAACTTTGTCCCAAGCACTGTATCATGAGTGAtgggatggggaggaagagatTTAAGAACTGAAACCACTCAGATTATACACATTCAACACAGACTCCAGAGTCTAATTTTTGTCAGGTTCTGTTCTGGATTTGAAAGTGTATTCAGACATGATTCTTGACCTTAAGGAGTCACTACCTGTGTGGGAGTAACCTTTATATGAATCCGGAAAGAATGGTGATTAAAGGAGATGGGATATCAGGTTATTTAATTTGCCCATGCTCTTCCTTTCAGGCACTTGTGGGACTAATTGAATgttagtttatttatccattcattcaaattACCATTGATTGCTAATTTGTTCCACACTAAATGAAACAGGAATTAGGAACCTGAGTTTTTTCCCCTACTCCTATCACTGACTGATTGTGATCAATCAAGAGGGCATTCTGACTGCTTCTTACCTTAGTTTATGCTATGGTGAAATGGGTATAGTAATTTTTGGCCTAAGTGGCTGCATTGGTCAGTTTTGAGAATTAGGTGAGATAAATGGATATGAGAATGCTTTGACAAATGTGAGACTCATCCTGTAAGATAGTATTTTTGTTGCTCAGGATAGCCTGATATAGGCCAGTGATGCTAAACTTGAACATGAATATTGATTCTTGGTGGGAATTATATGAACATACAGGTGACCAGTCGCTACCTCTGGAGGTTGAGGGTCTTGCAGAATAGAATTATGCATTTTAAGAAGCACTTCAAGAAATTCTGATGCAAATGAGCCAAGAATCCCACTAAGAAACACTGGTGTGTGATGCAGAATATTGGGAATTCCTCCAAGAAATGTGTCTTTTCGGGTTGGTCCCCGGGCCCTCCCTTGAGACCTTTGCCTTGGCTTTATCGGTACGTGTTCAGAAGTGATGTTTCTCAGTTCTGATGTTTGTTTGCATGCTCTGTAAAGCAACTTGCACTCAATAGATGCCAAAAACCATGATTCTGCAGGTAACTAAGCTGGAATGTAAgcagatttttattttgcttttcttgacAGCAATGCAGAGTCTTCAGAGAAGAGATTCCGAATGAACAGCTTTGTGTCAGATTTTGGAAGACCACTGGAGCCAGACAAGGTGTTTTCTCGACAGGGCAATGAGGAATCCAGGTCCCTCTTTCATTGTTACATTAATGAAGTGGACCAGTTGGACAAGGCCAAAGCTTGTTTCCAGACCACGGCCCTCGATAGTAATGTTCAGCTCCAAGAAGCCATCAGACGCAGTGGGCAGCCGGAGGAGGAGCTCAACAGGCTCATGAAATTTGACATTCCCAACTTTGTCAACACAGACCAGAACTCCTCCTTTGGGGAAGACGATCTCCTGATATCGGAACCACCTATTGTTCTAGAAAATAAGCCAGTTGCCCAGACCCCACACAAAGACTTGGATTGAGAAGCATGTTTTGTAAAGTGTATACCTGAAGAGGCTGGTCTGTCTTTGTATAGTACGAAATCTCCATTCACCAAAATTGTGTGCGTTTGTAtatgagagacagagacagagagaccaaaaggcaaaatgacagaGAAGAGAGCCCCCTGGGAAGAGAGCTGATTCAGCTGTTTTTACGCCCTCAAACACATATGGGGCTTTTGGGAGGGGGAGAACCAAGTAGTTACACTGTCTCATCTTCCTTGTTGTTGAAGAACTTGGCCACATACTCGGCATCATCACTCTTGAATGGGGTTGACATATGGCCTTCCTGTCTGCCACTGCTATGCTCTTCATTAGTGAGTTGCTTTTTCTCTCTGGGCTGCCGTCTTTTTTACTGTAAGGAGAGGAGTATGGAGTAGATGATTTGTCTCAACTCGAATAATTTGCCGATTTATGACTGTGTTCAGATGAGGCTGGGATATACCCAAAGGAGTATAAACTAGGGCACCGTATCCTAGCTCTTGCTATAAGATCCCCCAGTTGACTTTCCATTCAACCCTTAACTGAGCCCAGCTTTTGTCAGGGTCCCGGTGTCTATCAGGATGTCAGGAGACTCATCTCTCATGGTTTCTGTGGCAACATTTCTATTGGTTGGGCTGAAATGGCTCTTCTGAGACCCTCCAGCCACCCACGCTCAAAGCTGAggacagccctgcccctcctctcctgggATGAGTACCAATCCACAATACATTGTGTGACAGTCTTGTTCCCAGAAACATATGGAAGGTCATCAGCCGCGTGAGGAGAGGTGCCTTCTGTGTCTCTCTGTTGGTGTAACTGTGTCTGGTCACACTGCTATAGTATTGGCTAGTGAACAAGAAAAGCACTATTTGCCATGCTTTCTGTTCACTTGGCAGATGTGTAGGTGATGGTGGTGTGGCTTATGTGTGGGCTTTGAGCTGGGATGTTGAATGAGTTAGAATTACTCCATATGCAAATATTCAGAGTGGCCTGGCACAACACAGAGCTGATTCATGAATCAAAACTGCATGTTGTTTTGGAAACAACTTGGTTTTGCAGTCATGTGGCATGCATGGCCAGCTGCTAATCTCTGGTTGGTGTTTTCATTATGGATTTCATTATGTCTTGCTTaagctgaaaaataaatgcatttattgcACCAGAATTTCCTCTGGCTCTTTGTTTTTACACATCcgttttttcatttaaaagtgatTCCATGTCTATAATACCTACTAATTTGTATGTCTCTATGATCCCAGTGGTCTGAGTTGTACACCAGTTTTCCTTTAGGAATTATTCCATCAAAAGAATTCCTTTCCCATAATGTTTTTTTGTGGAAAATATTATCCTTTAAGACTCTAACGCGAAACAGTGGAACAAATCATGGAACATATCTTATGTTAATACACATTTCTTGAAAAAAGAAACTTGCTATTTTCGTTAAAGAATGCAGATTTTAATAACTTTTACTAATGCGaataatattattcataatttaaGTAACCAAATATAAATCATGggttaattattattatgattcAAAACTATTTAAGTGGTCTCTTGTTTAGAAGTAGATTAGAAGACTGAAGACTATTGtgtcctaaattaaaaaaaaaaatttcttttcttttgatgtttgtttgtttgttgaagggtatttttatttttagtctttttgtccttttggggctgcacccacggcatatggagtttcccaggctaggggtctagtcggagctacggctgccggcctacaccacagctgacggcaacaccagatccttaacctactgagcaaggccagggatcgaacctgtaacctcatggttcctagtcggatttgttaaccactaagccacgacgggaactcccaaagtgtattttaaagatggaaaaataccCATGATTCAAAACTATCATTTTCATTAACTAGATGTTAAGAACCATGAAGTGTTCAAGATTTAACCCCTCTTGCAGAATTACAGGTTAGCATAACACAGTTTTGTGGAAGCTGGCTGAAGACACAAACTCTGGGTCTGAGACAAAGAACATGACTGCATAGCAGGTGGCATGTGCTTTGTGTTCATATTGGTtcctgaattcattttctttctatttttttcttttttacagctatacctgtgatatatggaagttcctgggctaagggcaTATTGGatccacagctgccagccttttccacagccatggcaacactggatcccagctgcatctgtgacagctcatggcaccgctagatccttaacccactgagcaaggccaggtatcgaacccacatcgtcaggttcttaacccactgagccacaacatgactcccttaattcattttctattgctgtcATAATGAAGAACTATGAACTCAGTGGCTAAAAGCAACATTCATTCTGTTATAGTTCTAGGATGTAGAATTTCAAAGTCAACTAGTCTCGGTAAAAATCAAGGTGTCACCAAAAATATGTTCCTTACAGAGGCCCTAGGGAAGcatccattttcttgccttttccaactTCCAGAGGCTGCTCACaatccttggctcatggccttgTATCACTGCAACCTCTGCTTCCGCTTTACatctctgtcttttgtcttttttttcagagccacacctgcagcatatggagagtcccaggctaggggtctaattggagctgtagctgccagcctataccagagccatagcaacaccagatcggagacttgtctgtgacctacaccacagctcatggcaatgccggatccttaacccaccaagcgaggccagggatcgaacccacaacctcatggctcctagtcagatttatttccactgcgccatgatgggaactcccactttacaTCTCTGAGTTTGACTATCTTGCCTCTCTCCTGTAAGGACCTTTGTGATTACATTGGATTACCCACAGTAAtcccccatctcaagatccttaacacaATTCCCTTTTGCCATAGAAGgtaacatagtcacaggttctagggattagAACATGGAcatgttgtgggggtggggggcattatTCTACCACATCCTTCCCTTCAGCTCTAAAGATTCACATCCTTCCCACACACAAAATACATCTACCTCATCCTAACATTCTCCAAAATCTCAATTATTACACCATCAAATCAAAGTCCAGCTTATAGTCTAAATAGtgtcatcttgggagttcctgtcatggctcagcatttaatgagcctggctagcatccatgaggacttgggttcgatccctggccttgctcagtgggttaaggatccagcgttgctgggggctgcagtgtagtttgcagacatggcttagatcccatgttgcagtggttctggcataggctggcggctacagctctgattcggctcctaacctgggaacctccacatgccatgggtgtgggcctaaaaagacaaaaagaccaaaaaaaaaataaataaataagtatcaTTTCAAAAATCCAAAATAGCATCATTTAATCATTTAAGTCAGGTACAGGTGAGACCCTGGGTATGATCCATCTTGGGAAAAAAACTGTCTGTGGACCAGTAAAACTAGAAAACAAGTTATTTGTTCCTAAAATGTAATGGGACAAGCAAAGGATACCAGTTTTAGACATTCctattcaaaaatgaagaaactggaaggaagaaaggagtcaTCTGTTCCAAGCAATTTCAGAGTTCAACTGGGCTAATAAATACCATTAGGTCGCAAGGCCTTGGAAATAATCTGTGGCTCATGGCTCTGCCCTCTGGGCCTGCAGCTCTACCCTTGAAATCATCCTTTTTTTGAAGGGTAGAATGTGTTAGCTGAGTAGTTTATCAACCTGCTTCCTGAATGGAAAATTTGGGGAGTCTGCTAGTGTGCTGTCCTTTTCTCTGTCCTTTAAAGCCCAAGTTGGCAGTACTTCTGCTGGTATAACATTCTCAAGAATGTCATGAGTTTCCTCACTATGCTGCGTGCGTTCATTCTATTAGACAGAAGCACAAATTGCAGCAGAGTCATTCTCTCTTGAGCAGGGGGATGGTAATCCAAGCCAGTCAGGGTAAGGCAGCTTCTGCTTTGACCAAGGGCAATTCTCTAGAAAAGTGGCACAGTGCCCAACACCCCTAACAGCTGGGAGTGCCATACTGGGTAGAAAAGGAATCTGGGTGGGATGCCACCAGCACCTTTATAACCAAAACAggtgacatttattgagcactaagCAGCTTCTgtgctaaaataatttttgttagcTTACAATGAGCATATTTGACACAGAGGCTTAAACTGTCCCTTTAAATATAAGttaagtcagggagttcccactgtggtgcagcggaaacaaatctgactaggttccatgaggatgtgggtacggttcctggccttgctcagtgggttggggatccagcattgccatgagctgtggtgtaggtcacagttgcggcttgaatcctgcattgctgtggctgtggtgtaggccggcagctgtagctctgattcgaccccgaacctgggaactttcatatgccatgggtgtggtcctaaaaagctaaataaatgaatgaatgaatgaatgtatgttaAGTCAGGCTAcctctctgctcaaaaccctgcaGTGGCTTCTCATTTCACTCAGTGAAGATGCTGGAATACTTGCATCAAATCTTTCCTCCCATCACCCAGCAGATCTCATTTCCTGTTTTCTCCCAGGCTCCCTGTgcttcagccacactggcctctgtGCTGACCCTTGAAAACATCAGACTGATCTTAGGACTGTTGCCCTGGCTGGTCTCTCTGTCTGGAACACTCTTTCCTCAGATACTTACATGGCCCCTCCCTCACTTATTTCAAGCCTTTCCTCAAATGCCTCCTGTCATGGGTCAAACTGTGTCCCCCTCAACTTCATATGCTGGAGTCCCAACCCCCAATACTTCAGAAcctgatcttatttggaaatagggttgttGCCGATGTAACTActtaagatgaggtcatgagggtgggccctaatccaatgcAACTTTATTCTTATCAAAAGGGGAAATGCAGACACAGAGGCCTGGGGAGATGATGTGAAGACAGCCacccacaagccaaggagagagacctggaGCAGATTCTCCCTCCTTGCACTTAGAAGGAGCCAACGCTGCTGACATCTGACGGTAGACATCCagcctccggaactgtgagaCAACGaatctctgttgtttaagtcacccagctTGTGGTAGTTTGTTAGAGAAGCCTTGGTAACCAATACCCCCTTCTCAATGTTCTTAATGAGGCCAGCTCTAGCTGTCTCATTGTAAACT
The Sus scrofa isolate TJ Tabasco breed Duroc chromosome 1, Sscrofa11.1, whole genome shotgun sequence DNA segment above includes these coding regions:
- the MRAP2 gene encoding melanocortin-2 receptor accessory protein 2 isoform X2, whose product is MSSQRLISNRTSQQSTSNSDYTWEYEHYEIGPVSFEGLKAHKYSIVIGFWVGLAVFVIFMFFVLTLLTKTGAPHQDNAESSEKRFRMNSFVSDFGRPLEPDKVFSRQGNEESRSLFHCYINEVDQLDKAKACFQTTALDSNVQLQEAIRRSGQPEEELNRLMKFDIPNFVNTDQNSSFGEDDLLISEPPIVLENKPVAQTPHKDLD
- the MRAP2 gene encoding melanocortin-2 receptor accessory protein 2 isoform X1 — encoded protein: MSEVEMSSQRLISNRTSQQSTSNSDYTWEYEHYEIGPVSFEGLKAHKYSIVIGFWVGLAVFVIFMFFVLTLLTKTGAPHQDNAESSEKRFRMNSFVSDFGRPLEPDKVFSRQGNEESRSLFHCYINEVDQLDKAKACFQTTALDSNVQLQEAIRRSGQPEEELNRLMKFDIPNFVNTDQNSSFGEDDLLISEPPIVLENKPVAQTPHKDLD
- the MRAP2 gene encoding melanocortin-2 receptor accessory protein 2 isoform X3; this translates as MNSFVSDFGRPLEPDKVFSRQGNEESRSLFHCYINEVDQLDKAKACFQTTALDSNVQLQEAIRRSGQPEEELNRLMKFDIPNFVNTDQNSSFGEDDLLISEPPIVLENKPVAQTPHKDLD